GAAGACCTTTGCGGTGGCTATATCTGAGAAGCAGCAGGAAAAGATGCGGCTTCATATTGGGGACGAGATAAGCGGCACTGCTTGGACGAAGAAGTATACTAAGCTGGAATATGCGGATTACTATAGGGCTGGTGCCTTGAAGAAAAACACTGAGGCGCATATGTCAGAGGAAGAGACAGCCTCTCCCTGGACTGGAGAAGTGCCGGGGCTTGATGTGTATGACTGGCGTGGCTGCCGTATGCTGGATGGCAGAACATACAGAAGTAAGTGCTTCAAATGCAAGTGGGCCTGTATGGCGAATGTAGCCATTGAATATGACTGGGGCGTACAGCAGAAGTTCCGTTTTGAGAGCTTCTGCTATGGACCTAAGAACTGTAAGCTGTATAAGATGGGCAAGCCCAGGCCAGTACCCTACAAGGGTGATACTCCCTCATATGATGAGGGCTGGCTGGATGATGTATGTACGGAACGGCGCGGGGATGACGATTGAAATGGAGATACCTCTGTATATAGCAAAAGCCAGAATAAGATGGGACGAGATAGAGAAAGACAGCTACCTCAGGGATATTCCGGCTATCGCTCAGATTTCAGAGCTGGATTTCCACATGCCTATAACGCTCCTAGCTGGGGAAAATGGTACAGGAAAATCCACCCTGCTTGAAGCTTTGGCGGTGGCCTCAGGATTCAATCCTGAGGGGGGGACAAGGAATTATGCTTTCTCAACCTATGATTCTCACTCGGAGCTATTTGGCTGCATAAGTTTGGTACGGGGAATCAGGAAGCCTAAGTGGGGGTATTTTCTACGGGCGGAGAGTTTTTACAATGTGGCTACACAGGAAAATGAATACAGCAGGGGGCCGGGAGGAAGGCCGGAGCATTTTCACGAGAAATCACATGGAGAAAGTTTCTATAGGATTGCAGAGGGCCAATTCAAGGGGAATGGGTTATATTTCCTGGATGAGCCTGAGGCAGCGTTGTCACCTCAGAGACAGCTTGCCCTGCTTCGTATGATCTGCATGTATGCCAAGAGGGGAGCGCAGTTCTTCATTGTGACACACTCGCCGATTCTGTTGGGGATGCCATATGCAGAGATTTTGGGATTTAGCAAAAATGGTATTGGTTCATTGTCTTATGAGGAGACAGAGAGTTATCAGGTAACATCGTTGTTTCTTAATCAGAGGGATAGGATACTGGCGCAGTTGCTAGAAGATGAATAGCTGTCAAGGCGTGGTGATTATGGGCTGCTGGCGGCAGAAGAGGTTCCTGAGGCGGCTTGGGATACCATGGGGGTGTAGTTTGTCGAAGGGACATAAGTGCGATAAAATAGATATGGGGGTGAGGATATGGGCAAGAATGGTCGGAATTATTTCAGAAATACGCTGCTGGCTCTGGCAAGGCTCGACAAGCCGTTCATCATCAGAGGCCGGTATTTTGCCAATCCTCACCTGGACTATCTGACATATACAGATATCCGTCCCTATGTGCCAGCAGGGGCTTCCACGAACATGATCTGCGATCATGTGAATGTGATGCTACCTGACCTAAGCAAATACATAGCGGTGAGGCCGGAAGTGAATTATACAAAGGATTATTTGGTCTGTCGTGCCGTAACTTACTCGGATGCCAACGGAGATATTCGGGGAGGGATAGTGCTGACGGAGGAACTGGGTATACCGCCTGTTATTACTTCCGGCTACCCCGAAAGCAGAGAAATTATCGGGACGGTAGACAAGAGCAGGTATGTGGATTTCTTCTCTTTTGCTGAAGGTCGGTATGCCTATTATGGCGAGAATCAGTGGGTTGACGGGCACAAGACAGCACTGGCAAGCTGGGAACAGTCTGCGGAGGAAGCTAAATGGCGGATGAAGGAGAAGAAGCGCAAGGAGTCTGCCAGGAGAAAGCTGGAGCTGACTTTTGACGAATTCATGGCACTGCATAAGAGAGCCAATCCTTTGTGGATTCCGCCGCCAGGAAGCCTAAGAGCCATGGGGGGACGCAGCTGGCTGAATGTCTTTGTGCCGCAGAAGTTCCTGCGAGATATACTGGATAGACAGCCTGCTCTCAGGAAGGAAGTGCATCAGGAGTTCCTGAGGCGGCTATGATGGGGAAAATGGTTGATGTGAGCAAAAGTATTGTCAAGGCGCAGAATAGATTTATGGTATAGGCAGGAGGTGGGGAGCTTGAACCGGCGGGAATTTGTGCGAAAGAGTGTTTTGTGCCTCCTGGGGATGATGGCATGGGATGCGAATTGGCCGGAGGCTGAGGCTTGCAGGGAACCTATGATATACAAGGGGTTCCTGCGGTTCACAGAGTACGAGTACAGAAAGGCGACGGAGTACATTGTGATACATCATGTGGGCATTCCTGATGTAGACAAGGACTCTGCTGCTACAGCCATTCACAAGTACCATCAGGAGCACAACGGCTGGTCAGGGATAGGTTATCATTATCTGATTCGAAAGGACGGCACCATAGAGCAAGGCAGACTGCCGGAAATGGTGGGCAGACATGCATATGAGCATAATCAAACCTCCGTAGGCGTATGCCTGGCAGGGAACTTCGATGTTGGCCAGCCTACCGAGAAGCAGATGGCATCGGTGAAGGAGCTATGCAGGTGGCTGTGCCGGAAGTATGGGCTGGATCCAAGGAAGAAGGGAGTCATTGTGGGGCATCGCGACCTCAATGACACTGCCTGTCCCGGCAAGAATCTATACAGGAAGCTGGGCGATATACGGCGGTTTGCCTACGATGGAGCATGAAATAGAGAGAAATGGAGGTTCTTATGAATAAGCATATCAAAACCATTGCATCTCTTTGTGTTGCTGCAGCTATCGGAGCCGGATGGGCTGGTACTGCTCAGGGTGCTACGAGAGAAGATATTGCCAGTATCCAGGTCAATGCCAGGGGGAGCAACTTCCAATACTGGCAAAAAGATTCTCAGGCATTAGCCAGGCTACGCAGCTATGTGAAAGAGGTGACAAATACTAAAAGTTCGGATTTCATACCACAGCGTGACCGCATTGCTGTGTTTGATGTAGATGGCACGCTGGCCTGTGAAACAGCTCCCTTCTGCTTTGACTTCCTCATGATGGTGGACAGGGCACTGTATGATTCAGAATACAATGCCTCAGCCAGAGATAGAGCCAATGCCAAGGATGTGGAAAGGGATATATATGCTCATAAGGTGACCAATGACACAAGGCTGAAGACCTGCGAATCCCACGCCTCTGTCTTTGGTGGTATGACTATGGACGAGTATAATGCTTACACGGAAAAGTATCTGAGGAAGCCTGTTGAAGGGTTCAATAATCTCAAAATAGGTGAGGCTTATTTCCTGCCTATGGTAGAAGTGCTGTCCTATCTTCGGGCGAATGGATTCAAAGTATTCTTGGTGTCAGGTGCAGACAGGCAGTATACTCGTGTCATGGCAGAAGTGCTGCCTGTGGACAGTGACAATATCCTTGGGACTGATTACCGCTATGTTGCAGCTGCCCAGAAGGGTCAGGATGGCATGGTGTATGTATTTGCCCCAGAGGACAAGGTGGTGCGGGGTGAGTTCGAGGTCAAGAATATCAATATGAACAAGGTCTCTGTCATGGCAAGAGAGATTGGCAAGCAGCCTGTTCTGGCATTCGGCAATTCCAGCGGCGATTTCAGCATGTACAACTACACAGCCACGAATCCTAATTACAAGACGATAGTATTCTCGCTGCTCTGCGATGATACAGAGAGGGAATTTGGCAAGCCAGCCTCGGCAGAAAAGATGCTGAAGAACTGCGAGAAGTATGGCTGGGTGCCTGTCTCCATGCGTGATGAGTGGAAAACCATATACGGGGACAGGGTGCAAAGATTAGATTGAACCGATGAGAGGTTGACTGTTGTATATAACTCGGAAGAAGATGTCTCCCACCTCTATAGGTGGCGAGTTCCTAATTTACTAATACCCTAAAGGGCACAATGCAGGCGGTGAACATATACCTCCCGCCTTATAAATGAGTATTTAGTGGAAAACCTTCTACAGTTATGGGGGTTCGAAAGCTGGCTTCAGGATGGGGGGAGATTGATGCTGGAAAAAATGTGCTGGGCATCATGCCTGCTGGTAATTTTCCTGTGCATGGGATGTACATCTGCAAGAACTGCTGTGCCGGAAGAAGGAAAGGAGAAGACTGCCATGACGGTTAAAGTCAGTCCCATGGTAAAGCTGAACAGTGGCTATGAGATGCCTGTGCTGGGACT
This genomic interval from Selenomonas sp. AB3002 contains the following:
- a CDS encoding peptidoglycan recognition family protein is translated as MNRREFVRKSVLCLLGMMAWDANWPEAEACREPMIYKGFLRFTEYEYRKATEYIVIHHVGIPDVDKDSAATAIHKYHQEHNGWSGIGYHYLIRKDGTIEQGRLPEMVGRHAYEHNQTSVGVCLAGNFDVGQPTEKQMASVKELCRWLCRKYGLDPRKKGVIVGHRDLNDTACPGKNLYRKLGDIRRFAYDGA
- a CDS encoding HAD family hydrolase; the encoded protein is MNKHIKTIASLCVAAAIGAGWAGTAQGATREDIASIQVNARGSNFQYWQKDSQALARLRSYVKEVTNTKSSDFIPQRDRIAVFDVDGTLACETAPFCFDFLMMVDRALYDSEYNASARDRANAKDVERDIYAHKVTNDTRLKTCESHASVFGGMTMDEYNAYTEKYLRKPVEGFNNLKIGEAYFLPMVEVLSYLRANGFKVFLVSGADRQYTRVMAEVLPVDSDNILGTDYRYVAAAQKGQDGMVYVFAPEDKVVRGEFEVKNINMNKVSVMAREIGKQPVLAFGNSSGDFSMYNYTATNPNYKTIVFSLLCDDTEREFGKPASAEKMLKNCEKYGWVPVSMRDEWKTIYGDRVQRLD
- a CDS encoding AAA family ATPase, whose protein sequence is MEIPLYIAKARIRWDEIEKDSYLRDIPAIAQISELDFHMPITLLAGENGTGKSTLLEALAVASGFNPEGGTRNYAFSTYDSHSELFGCISLVRGIRKPKWGYFLRAESFYNVATQENEYSRGPGGRPEHFHEKSHGESFYRIAEGQFKGNGLYFLDEPEAALSPQRQLALLRMICMYAKRGAQFFIVTHSPILLGMPYAEILGFSKNGIGSLSYEETESYQVTSLFLNQRDRILAQLLEDE